ATTGATTTATGAAAAAGATTTTTAGCACTATTTTGATAGCGATATGTTTGTTTATAGCTATCCCAGCACAAGCACAAATTAAACTTGGTGTTAAAGGAGGATTAAACCTTTCAAATGCTGATTTCTCAGGATTGAAGAGTAATTTCAAAACTGAAAACATGAATGGATTCTTTATTGGTCCAATGGTGGATATTAATATTCCAATTGTAGGCTTAGGACTCGATGGAGCATTACTTTATGCAGAAAAAGGAACTAAGTTTACTAATACAATCAGCAACGATAATGTCACAAATAAGCAGAAAACAATCGAGGTTCCGGTCAATCTGAAATATTCTATTGGCTTAGGAAGCATGGCAAGTATATTCTTAGCTGCCGGTCCTAATTTCTCATTCGACATTAACAGCGATAACCTGACCACCGATTTAGTAAATATTGCTAATACAACAATGCAAGGTTCAACACCTTCCATCGAGAGGAAGAATGCAGAGGTTTCATTGAATATTGGGGGTGGCGTTAAGCTTCTCAACCATTTGCAGGTTGGACTAAACTACAACTTGCCTCTAACTGATTCTGCAAAAGAAAATTTCGCAAGTGGTAATTTAGGCGAATTAGCCAGCGTTATAAGCGGAACATCCTTTAAGAGTAAAACAAAAGTTTGGCAAGTATCTGTAGCTTATATTTTCTAAAAAATATATACTATATAAAATAAGAAGGAGGTTTCTCATTTTGGGAAGCTTCCTTTTTTATATCTTTGCCAAACTAATAAAGAAACAGTGTGAAAAAATTTGCAGACGTTATATTACCTCTTCCACTACCCAAATGTTTTACTTATTCTCTGCCTGA
The sequence above is drawn from the uncultured Bacteroides sp. genome and encodes:
- a CDS encoding porin family protein, with protein sequence MKKIFSTILIAICLFIAIPAQAQIKLGVKGGLNLSNADFSGLKSNFKTENMNGFFIGPMVDINIPIVGLGLDGALLYAEKGTKFTNTISNDNVTNKQKTIEVPVNLKYSIGLGSMASIFLAAGPNFSFDINSDNLTTDLVNIANTTMQGSTPSIERKNAEVSLNIGGGVKLLNHLQVGLNYNLPLTDSAKENFASGNLGELASVISGTSFKSKTKVWQVSVAYIF